In a single window of the Mesoplodon densirostris isolate mMesDen1 chromosome 16, mMesDen1 primary haplotype, whole genome shotgun sequence genome:
- the PCNA gene encoding proliferating cell nuclear antigen produces MFEARLVQGSILKKVLEALKDLINEACWDISSSGVNLQSMDSSHVSLVQLTLRSEGFDTYRCDRNLAMGVNLTSMSKILKCAGNEDIITLRAEDNADTLALVFEAPNQEKVSDYEMKLMDLDVEQLGIPEQEYSCVVKMPSGEFARICRDLSHIGDAVVISCAKDGVKFSASGELGNGNIKLSQTSNVDKEEEAVTIEMNEPVQLTFALRYLNFFTKATPLSPTVTLSMSADVPLVVEYKIADMGHLKYYLAPKIEDEEGS; encoded by the exons ATGTTCGAGGCGCGCCTGGTCCAGGGCTCCATCTTGAAGAAGGTGCTTGAGGCGCTTAAGGACCTCATCAACGAGGCCTGCTGGGACATCAGCTCGAGCGGCGTGAACCTGCAGAGCATGGACTCGTCCCATGTCTCTTTGGTGCAGCTCACCCTACGCTCCGAGGGCTTCGACACGTACCGCTGCGACCGCAACTTGGCCATGGGCGTGAACCTCACCAG CATGTCCAAAATACTGAAATGTGCTGGCAATGAAGACATCATTACACTAAGGGCTGAAGATAATGCGGACACCTTGGCACTAGTATTTGAAGCTCCAA ATCAAGAAAAGGTTTCAGACTATGAAATGAAGTTAATGGATTTAGATGTTGAACAACTTGGAATTCCA gAACAAGAGTACAGCTGTGTAGTAAAGATGCCTTCTGGTGAATTTGCACGTATATGCCGAGATCTCAGTCATATTGGAGATGCTGTTGTAATTTCCTGTGCAAAAGATGGAGTGAAATTTTCTGCAAGTGGAGAACttggaaatggaaatattaaGTTGTCACAAACGAGTAATGTTGATAAAGAAGAGGAGGCT GTTACCATAGAGATGAATGAACCAGTTCAGCTAACTTTTGCACTGAGGTAcctgaacttctttacaaaagcCACTCCACTCTCTCCTACAGTAACACTCAGTATGTCTGCAGATGTACCCCTTG tcGTAGAGTATAAAATTGCTGATATGGGACATTTAAAGTACTATTTGGCTCCCAAGATCGAGGATGAAGAAGGATCTTAG